A section of the Pseudomonas sp. Q1-7 genome encodes:
- a CDS encoding DUF2868 domain-containing protein, protein MSQPDSTPLSHIDRLWLTEAIRLREEHAGPLEDAEANRRANATGGDLAQRIQTRALWLAERDGQAEALQHWRQGARLAGLLLTLLALASGAGLAVAALGDGQRPVNLFWALGSLLGLHLLMLFGWVLSFGFGRGTSLLGRFWLWTSGKLARDAQAAHLAPALLLLLQRQRLTRWALGALVHGAWSLSLGSALLVLLLLLATRRYGFVWETTILGSDTFVVLTQALGALPALLGFSLPDAETIRASSSVVSAEAARQAWSGWLLGVVFTYGLLPRLLLGLFCGWRWSQGRTRLALDLGLPGYGLLRERLQPASERLGVCDAAPATLPAPHAGQRDGESHGALLVGIELDDRQPWPPALPRGVGDAGVLDSREQRQRLLDQLSRFPPQRLAVACDPRRSPDRGTLALIGELARSAAQTRVWLLPPPAGEALDSQRLEDWHQALDRLALPHAQGAPLRWLERGHD, encoded by the coding sequence GTGAGCCAACCCGACTCCACCCCCCTCTCCCACATCGACCGCCTCTGGCTGACCGAGGCGATCCGCCTGCGCGAAGAACACGCAGGCCCCCTCGAAGATGCCGAAGCCAACCGTCGCGCCAATGCCACCGGCGGCGACCTTGCACAACGCATCCAGACCCGCGCCCTCTGGCTGGCCGAGCGTGACGGCCAGGCCGAGGCCCTGCAGCACTGGCGCCAGGGCGCCCGGCTCGCCGGCCTGCTGCTGACGTTGCTCGCCCTGGCAAGCGGCGCCGGCCTGGCGGTGGCCGCGCTGGGCGACGGTCAACGCCCGGTCAACCTGTTCTGGGCCCTGGGCAGCCTGCTCGGACTGCACCTGCTGATGCTGTTCGGTTGGGTGCTGTCCTTCGGATTCGGCCGCGGCACCAGCCTGCTCGGCCGGTTCTGGCTCTGGACCAGCGGCAAGCTCGCCCGCGACGCCCAGGCCGCGCACCTGGCCCCGGCCCTGCTCCTGCTGCTGCAACGCCAGCGGCTGACCCGCTGGGCCCTGGGCGCCCTGGTCCATGGCGCCTGGTCGCTGAGCCTCGGCAGCGCCCTGCTGGTGCTCCTGCTGCTGCTCGCCACCCGCCGCTACGGTTTCGTCTGGGAAACCACCATCCTCGGTAGCGACACCTTCGTCGTCCTCACCCAGGCCTTGGGCGCCCTGCCCGCGCTGCTCGGTTTCAGCCTGCCGGACGCCGAAACCATCCGCGCCAGCAGCAGCGTGGTCAGTGCAGAGGCCGCGCGCCAGGCCTGGTCCGGCTGGCTGCTCGGCGTGGTCTTCACCTACGGCCTGCTGCCGCGCCTGCTGCTTGGCCTGTTCTGCGGATGGCGCTGGTCGCAGGGCCGCACCCGCCTGGCCCTGGACCTCGGCCTGCCCGGCTATGGCCTACTGCGCGAACGCCTGCAACCGGCCAGCGAGCGCCTGGGGGTCTGCGATGCAGCCCCCGCCACCTTGCCCGCCCCCCATGCCGGCCAACGGGACGGCGAGAGCCATGGCGCGCTGCTGGTGGGCATCGAACTGGATGACCGCCAGCCCTGGCCGCCGGCTCTGCCCCGAGGGGTGGGCGATGCCGGCGTGCTGGACAGCCGCGAACAGCGCCAGCGCCTGTTGGACCAGCTCAGCCGCTTCCCCCCGCAGCGCCTGGCGGTGGCCTGCGACCCACGCCGCTCGCCGGACCGTGGCACCCTGGCGCTGATCGGTGAACTGGCGCGCAGCGCGGCGCAGACCCGCGTCTGGCTGCTGCCGCCCCCTGCCGGCGAAGCCCTCGACAGCCAGCGCCTGGAAGACTGGCACCAGGCCCTCGACCGCCTTGCCCTGCCCCACGCCCAGGGCGCCCCCCTGCGCTGGCTGGAGCGCGGCCATGACTAA
- a CDS encoding nucleobase:cation symporter-2 family protein, translating into MTVPTASPSPVQRPEDENLGIGANLAYGLQHVLTMYGGIVAVPLIIGQAAGLSPADIGLLIAASLFAGGLATLLQTIGLPFFGCQLPLVQGVSFAGVATMIAIIGGNGQGGIPVVLGAVISASLIGLLITPVFSRITKFFPPLVTGIVITTIGLTLMPVAARWAMGGNSQSPEFGSVANIGLAAFTLATVLLLSKLGSASISRLSILLAMVIGTLVAVFAGMADFSKVLEGPLVAMPTPLHFGMPEFQIAAILSMLIVIIVTLVETSADILAVGEIIGTKVDSKRLGNGLRADMISSSLAPLFGSFTQSAFAQNVGLVAVTGVKSRYVVATAGLILVTLGLLPVMGRLIAAVPTSVLGGAGVVLFGTVAASGIRTLAQVDYRNNMNLIIVATSIGFGMIPIAAPTFYHHFPAWFETIFHSGISSAAIMAIALNLIFNHLKAGNSDQQSVFVAASERTLRYQDIAALHEGDYFRDGKLYDCDGKEVKVCDPSDHHGEPPTPRVKVAAGSHSH; encoded by the coding sequence ATGACAGTCCCAACCGCAAGTCCGTCTCCGGTGCAACGCCCCGAAGACGAAAACCTCGGCATTGGAGCCAACCTCGCCTACGGTCTGCAGCATGTGCTGACCATGTATGGCGGAATTGTCGCGGTACCCCTGATCATCGGCCAGGCCGCCGGGCTATCGCCCGCGGACATCGGCCTGCTGATCGCGGCCTCCCTGTTCGCCGGCGGCCTGGCGACCCTGCTGCAGACCATCGGCCTGCCGTTCTTCGGCTGCCAGCTGCCGCTGGTGCAAGGCGTGTCCTTCGCCGGCGTGGCGACTATGATCGCCATCATCGGCGGCAATGGTCAGGGCGGCATCCCCGTGGTGCTGGGCGCGGTGATCTCGGCCTCGCTGATCGGCCTGCTGATCACACCGGTGTTCTCACGCATCACCAAGTTCTTTCCGCCCCTGGTGACCGGCATCGTCATCACCACCATCGGCCTCACCCTGATGCCCGTGGCCGCGCGCTGGGCGATGGGCGGCAACAGCCAGTCGCCGGAGTTCGGCAGCGTCGCCAACATCGGCCTGGCCGCCTTCACCCTGGCCACCGTGCTGCTGCTGAGCAAGCTGGGCAGCGCGAGCATCTCGCGCCTGTCGATCCTGCTGGCGATGGTCATCGGCACCCTGGTGGCGGTGTTCGCCGGCATGGCGGACTTCTCCAAGGTGCTCGAGGGCCCGCTGGTGGCGATGCCCACCCCGCTGCACTTCGGCATGCCGGAGTTCCAGATCGCCGCAATCCTGTCGATGTTGATCGTGATCATCGTGACCCTGGTGGAAACCTCCGCCGACATCCTCGCGGTCGGTGAAATCATCGGCACCAAGGTGGACTCCAAGCGCCTGGGCAACGGCCTGCGCGCGGACATGATCTCCAGCTCGCTGGCCCCGCTGTTCGGCTCCTTCACCCAGAGCGCCTTCGCCCAGAACGTCGGCCTGGTGGCGGTGACCGGCGTGAAGAGCCGCTACGTGGTGGCCACCGCCGGCCTGATCCTGGTAACCCTCGGCCTGCTGCCGGTGATGGGCCGCCTGATCGCCGCCGTTCCCACGTCGGTGCTGGGCGGCGCGGGCGTGGTGCTGTTCGGCACCGTGGCCGCCTCGGGCATCCGCACCCTGGCCCAGGTGGACTACCGCAACAACATGAACCTGATCATCGTCGCGACCTCCATCGGCTTCGGCATGATCCCGATCGCCGCGCCGACCTTCTACCACCACTTCCCGGCCTGGTTCGAAACCATCTTCCATTCCGGCATCAGCTCCGCCGCCATCATGGCCATCGCACTGAACCTCATCTTCAACCACCTGAAGGCCGGCAACTCCGACCAGCAGTCGGTGTTCGTCGCCGCCAGCGAGCGCACCCTGCGCTACCAGGACATCGCCGCCCTGCACGAGGGCGACTATTTCCGCGACGGCAAGCTGTACGACTGCGACGGCAAGGAGGTGAAGGTCTGTGACCCCAGCGACCATCACGGCGAGCCCCCGACCCCAAGGGTCAAGGTGGCAGCCGGTTCCCACAGCCACTGA
- a CDS encoding dihydrofolate reductase encodes MKKTLPLCLIAALAQNRVIGRDNQLPWHLPADLKHFKAMTLGKPIIMGRKTWDSLGRPLPGRLNLVVSRQEGLLLEGAEVFTSLEAALERADAWAREEAAEELMLIGGAQLYAQGLAIADRLYLTRVELAPEGDAFFPEVSQQDWRLASSIEHEATTDTPAYAFEVWEKR; translated from the coding sequence ATGAAAAAGACCCTGCCCCTCTGCCTGATCGCCGCCCTCGCGCAGAACCGCGTGATCGGCCGTGACAACCAACTGCCCTGGCACCTGCCGGCGGACCTCAAGCATTTCAAGGCCATGACCCTCGGCAAGCCGATCATCATGGGGCGCAAGACTTGGGATTCCCTCGGCCGTCCATTGCCCGGCCGGCTCAATCTGGTGGTCAGCCGCCAGGAAGGGCTGCTGCTGGAAGGTGCGGAAGTCTTCACCAGCCTGGAGGCCGCCCTTGAGCGCGCCGACGCCTGGGCGCGGGAGGAAGCAGCCGAGGAACTGATGCTGATCGGTGGCGCCCAGCTTTATGCCCAGGGCCTGGCGATAGCCGACCGCCTCTATCTCACCCGCGTGGAACTGGCGCCGGAAGGCGATGCGTTCTTCCCGGAAGTGTCGCAGCAGGACTGGCGCCTGGCTTCCAGCATCGAGCACGAGGCGACGACGGACACGCCGGCCTACGCCTTCGAGGTGTGGGAGAAGCGCTGA
- a CDS encoding metallophosphoesterase family protein, with protein sequence MTTLRIGLIADTHGLLRPQAMAALQGCDHILHAGDIGKPEILDALRQLAPLTAVRGNNDRETWADGINEAEALRLGGIGIYLVHDQADIPSDLAGRGFSVVVTGHSHKPLITERAGLLHVNPGSAGPRRFSLPVSVGFLRIEEGKVRTELRELSV encoded by the coding sequence ATGACAACCCTCCGCATTGGCCTGATCGCCGACACCCACGGACTCCTCCGCCCCCAGGCCATGGCGGCCCTGCAAGGCTGCGACCACATCCTGCATGCCGGCGATATCGGCAAGCCTGAAATCCTCGACGCCCTGCGCCAACTGGCACCGCTTACCGCAGTGCGCGGCAACAACGACCGTGAAACCTGGGCGGATGGCATCAATGAAGCGGAAGCGTTGCGGCTGGGCGGAATCGGCATCTATCTGGTGCACGACCAGGCGGATATCCCCAGCGATCTCGCCGGGCGCGGCTTCAGCGTGGTAGTCACCGGCCACTCCCACAAGCCGCTGATCACCGAACGCGCCGGGCTTCTGCACGTGAATCCGGGCAGCGCCGGACCCAGGCGCTTCAGCCTGCCGGTGTCGGTGGGGTTTCTGCGGATCGAAGAAGGGAAGGTGCGAACGGAGCTCAGGGAGCTGAGCGTGTAA
- a CDS encoding nucleobase:cation symporter-2 family protein — protein MTSLEKPPVTEPRSELLYGLEDKPRPLAALLAALQHLLAIIVPIVTPGLLICQALGVSARDTNLIVSMSLVASGIATYVQCKRFGPFGAGLLIVQGTSFNFVGPLIAGGALMVKQGTPVEAVMAAILGVVMAGAFVEMGISRVLPFVKRLINPLVTGIVVLMIGLTLIKVGLISMGGGFGAMANGSFANGENLLLSGTVLGVILLLNRIPLVWMRSCAIVIALLVGYALAAWLGRLDFSGLHDAPLVQVPVPLHFGLGFSWSLFVPMLVIYLVTSLEAIGDVTATSKVSRQPVEGPLWMQRIKGGVLVNGANSLLAGLFNTFPSSIFAQNNGVIQLTGIASRHIGLWIALMLVLLGLFPAVAGVLQAIPEPVLGGAAMVMFGAVAASGINILAGTTLDRRALLIIAVSLALGLGVSQVPEFLAHMPAALRNILESGVATGGLCALLLNWFLPETPAHPR, from the coding sequence ATGACTTCACTGGAAAAGCCCCCCGTAACCGAGCCCCGCAGCGAGCTGCTCTACGGCTTGGAAGACAAGCCGCGCCCCTTGGCCGCCCTGCTGGCCGCGTTGCAGCACCTGCTGGCCATCATCGTGCCCATCGTCACCCCCGGCCTGCTCATCTGCCAGGCGCTGGGCGTATCGGCGCGGGACACCAACCTGATCGTCTCCATGTCCCTAGTGGCTTCCGGTATTGCCACCTATGTCCAGTGCAAGCGCTTTGGCCCCTTCGGCGCCGGCCTGCTGATCGTCCAGGGCACCAGCTTCAACTTCGTCGGCCCGCTGATCGCCGGCGGTGCGCTGATGGTCAAGCAGGGCACGCCGGTGGAAGCGGTGATGGCCGCCATCCTCGGCGTGGTGATGGCCGGCGCCTTCGTCGAGATGGGCATCTCCCGCGTGCTGCCCTTCGTCAAGCGCCTGATCAACCCGCTGGTGACCGGCATCGTGGTGCTGATGATCGGCCTGACCCTGATCAAGGTCGGCCTGATCAGCATGGGCGGCGGCTTCGGCGCCATGGCCAACGGCAGCTTCGCCAACGGCGAGAACCTGCTGCTGTCCGGCACCGTGCTGGGGGTGATCCTGCTGCTCAACCGCATTCCGCTGGTGTGGATGCGCAGTTGTGCCATCGTCATCGCTCTGCTGGTGGGCTATGCGCTGGCCGCCTGGCTCGGCCGCCTGGACTTCAGCGGCCTGCACGACGCGCCGCTGGTACAAGTGCCAGTGCCGCTGCACTTCGGCCTGGGCTTCTCCTGGTCGCTGTTCGTGCCGATGCTGGTGATCTACCTGGTCACCTCCCTGGAAGCCATCGGCGACGTCACCGCCACCAGCAAGGTCTCGCGGCAGCCGGTGGAAGGCCCGCTGTGGATGCAGCGGATCAAGGGTGGCGTGCTGGTGAACGGCGCCAACTCGCTGCTGGCGGGCCTGTTCAACACCTTCCCCAGCTCGATCTTCGCGCAGAACAACGGCGTGATTCAGTTGACCGGCATCGCCAGCCGCCATATCGGCCTGTGGATCGCGCTGATGCTGGTGCTGCTGGGCCTGTTCCCGGCAGTGGCCGGCGTGCTCCAGGCGATTCCCGAGCCGGTGCTGGGCGGCGCCGCCATGGTGATGTTCGGCGCCGTGGCCGCGTCCGGCATCAATATCCTCGCCGGCACCACGCTCGATCGTCGCGCCCTGCTGATCATCGCCGTCTCCCTGGCCCTGGGCCTGGGCGTATCCCAGGTGCCGGAATTTCTCGCGCACATGCCGGCGGCCCTGCGCAACATCCTCGAATCCGGCGTCGCCACCGGCGGCCTCTGCGCCCTGCTGCTGAATTGGTTCTTGCCGGAAACCCCGGCGCACCCTCGCTGA
- the ilvD gene encoding dihydroxy-acid dehydratase: MPDYRSKTSTHGRNMAGARALWRATGMKDEDFKKPIIAIANSFTQFVPGHVHLKDLGQLVAREIEKHGGVAKEFNTIAVDDGIAMGHDGMLYSLPSREIIADSVEYMVNAHCADAIVCISNCDKITPGMLMAALRLNIPVVFVSGGPMEAGKTKLASHGLDLVDAMVVAADDSCSDEKVAEYERSACPTCGSCSGMFTANSMNCLTEALGLSLPGNGSTLATHADREQLFLRAGRLAVELCQRYYGEGDDSVLPRNIANFKAFENAMTLDIAMGGSTNTILHLLAAAQEAEVAFDLRDIDRLSRKVPQLCKVAPNIQKYHMEDVHRAGGIFSILGELARGGLLHTDVATVHSPSMADAIAQWDITQTRDEKVHTFFKAGPAGIPTQVAFSQSTRWDTLDDDRAEGCIRSVEHAYSQEGGLAVLYGNIALDGCVVKTAGVDESIHVFEGTAKIFESQDSAVKGILADEVKAGDIVIIRYEGPKGGPGMQEMLYPTSYLKSKGLGKQCALLTDGRFSGGTSGLSIGHASPEAAAGGAIGLVQDGDKVLIDIPNRSINLLVSDDELAARRVEQDKKGWKPAAPRARKVTTALKAYALLATSADKGAVRDKSMLEG, encoded by the coding sequence ATGCCCGATTACCGCTCGAAAACCTCCACCCACGGCCGCAACATGGCCGGCGCCCGTGCCCTGTGGCGCGCCACCGGGATGAAGGACGAGGACTTCAAGAAGCCGATCATCGCCATCGCCAACTCCTTCACCCAGTTCGTGCCTGGCCACGTGCACCTGAAGGACCTGGGCCAGCTGGTCGCCCGCGAGATCGAGAAGCACGGCGGCGTGGCCAAGGAATTCAACACCATCGCCGTGGACGACGGCATCGCCATGGGCCACGACGGCATGCTCTATTCCCTGCCGAGCCGCGAGATCATCGCCGACTCCGTGGAATACATGGTCAACGCCCACTGCGCCGACGCCATCGTCTGCATTTCCAACTGCGACAAGATCACCCCCGGCATGCTGATGGCCGCCCTGCGCCTGAACATCCCCGTGGTGTTCGTCTCCGGCGGCCCGATGGAAGCCGGCAAGACCAAGCTGGCCAGCCACGGCCTGGACCTGGTGGACGCCATGGTGGTCGCCGCCGACGACTCCTGCTCCGACGAGAAGGTCGCCGAATACGAGCGCAGCGCCTGCCCCACCTGCGGCTCCTGCTCCGGCATGTTCACCGCCAACTCGATGAACTGCCTGACCGAGGCCCTGGGCCTGTCGCTGCCGGGCAACGGCTCCACCCTGGCCACCCACGCCGACCGCGAACAGCTGTTCCTGCGCGCCGGCCGCCTGGCCGTCGAGCTGTGCCAGCGCTACTACGGTGAGGGCGATGACAGCGTGCTGCCGCGCAATATCGCCAACTTCAAGGCGTTCGAGAACGCCATGACCCTGGACATCGCCATGGGCGGTTCCACCAACACCATCCTGCACCTGCTGGCCGCCGCCCAGGAGGCGGAAGTGGCCTTCGACCTGCGCGACATCGACCGCCTCTCGCGCAAGGTGCCGCAGCTGTGCAAGGTGGCGCCGAACATCCAGAAGTACCACATGGAGGATGTGCACCGCGCCGGCGGCATCTTCTCCATCCTCGGCGAGCTGGCCCGTGGCGGCCTTCTGCACACCGACGTCGCCACCGTGCACAGCCCGAGCATGGCCGACGCCATCGCCCAGTGGGACATCACCCAGACCCGCGACGAGAAGGTCCACACCTTCTTCAAGGCCGGCCCGGCGGGCATCCCCACCCAGGTCGCCTTCAGCCAGTCGACGCGCTGGGACACCCTGGACGACGACCGCGCCGAAGGCTGCATCCGCAGTGTCGAGCACGCCTACTCCCAGGAAGGCGGCCTGGCGGTGCTCTACGGCAACATCGCCCTCGACGGCTGCGTGGTGAAGACCGCCGGCGTGGATGAGTCCATCCACGTCTTCGAAGGCACCGCGAAGATCTTCGAAAGCCAGGACAGCGCCGTGAAAGGCATCCTCGCCGACGAAGTGAAGGCCGGCGACATCGTCATCATCCGCTACGAAGGCCCGAAAGGCGGCCCGGGCATGCAGGAAATGCTGTATCCGACCAGCTACCTGAAGTCCAAGGGCCTGGGCAAGCAATGCGCCCTGCTCACCGACGGGCGCTTCTCCGGCGGCACCTCGGGCCTGTCTATCGGCCACGCCTCGCCGGAAGCCGCCGCGGGCGGCGCCATCGGCCTGGTGCAGGATGGCGACAAGGTGCTGATCGACATCCCCAACCGCAGCATCAACCTGCTGGTGTCCGATGACGAACTGGCCGCCCGCCGCGTCGAGCAGGACAAGAAAGGCTGGAAACCCGCCGCGCCGCGCGCGCGCAAGGTGACCACCGCCCTCAAGGCCTACGCCCTGCTGGCCACCAGCGCCGACAAGGGCGCGGTGCGCGACAAGTCGATGCTGGAAGGCTGA
- a CDS encoding class I SAM-dependent rRNA methyltransferase, whose translation MSLPSLRLKANADRRLRAGHLWVYSNEVDVVATPLNLFQPGDQAILEAAGGKPLGVVALSPNNLICARLVSRDVKHVLDKSLLVHRINVALSLRERLFDKPFYRLVYGDSDLLPGLVVDRFDDILVVQLASAAMERNKAAVLDALVQVLKPRGVLWKNDSSARDAEGLERYVDTAFGVVPEWVALEENGVKFEAPVMEGQKTGWFYDHRMNRARLAPYVKGKRVLDLFSYIGGWGVQAAAFGASEVFCVDASGVALDGVERNATLNGVAEQVTCVEGDVFEALKELKAAEERFDVVVADPPAFIKRKKDLKNGEAAYRRLNEQAMRLLNKDGILVSASCSMHLPEDDLQNILLGSARHLDRNILLLERGGQGPDHPVHPAIAETRYIKSLTCRLLPNS comes from the coding sequence ATGTCCCTGCCCAGCCTGCGCCTCAAAGCCAATGCCGACCGACGCCTGCGCGCCGGCCACCTATGGGTGTACAGCAACGAGGTGGACGTGGTCGCCACCCCGCTGAACCTGTTCCAGCCGGGCGACCAGGCGATCCTCGAAGCCGCAGGCGGCAAGCCCCTGGGCGTGGTGGCGCTCTCTCCGAACAACCTGATCTGCGCCCGCCTGGTGTCCCGCGACGTCAAGCATGTGCTGGACAAATCCCTGCTGGTGCATCGCATCAACGTCGCCCTGAGCCTGCGCGAGCGCCTGTTCGACAAGCCCTTCTACCGCCTGGTCTACGGCGACTCCGACCTGCTCCCCGGCCTGGTGGTGGACCGCTTCGACGACATCCTCGTGGTGCAGCTCGCCTCCGCCGCCATGGAGCGCAACAAGGCCGCCGTCCTCGACGCCCTGGTGCAGGTGCTGAAACCCCGTGGCGTGCTCTGGAAGAACGACTCCAGCGCCCGTGACGCCGAGGGCCTGGAGCGTTACGTCGACACCGCCTTTGGCGTGGTGCCCGAGTGGGTCGCCCTGGAAGAGAACGGCGTGAAGTTCGAAGCGCCGGTGATGGAAGGCCAGAAGACCGGCTGGTTCTACGACCACCGCATGAACCGCGCGCGCCTGGCGCCCTATGTGAAGGGCAAGCGCGTACTCGACCTGTTCAGCTACATCGGCGGCTGGGGCGTGCAGGCCGCGGCCTTCGGCGCCAGCGAAGTGTTCTGCGTCGACGCCTCGGGTGTCGCCCTGGACGGCGTGGAGCGCAACGCCACCCTCAACGGCGTCGCCGAGCAGGTCACCTGCGTCGAAGGCGACGTCTTCGAAGCCCTCAAGGAGCTCAAGGCCGCCGAGGAACGCTTCGACGTGGTGGTGGCCGACCCGCCGGCCTTCATCAAGCGCAAGAAGGACCTGAAGAACGGCGAAGCCGCCTACCGCCGCCTCAACGAGCAGGCCATGCGCCTCTTGAACAAGGACGGCATCCTGGTCAGCGCCTCCTGCTCCATGCACCTGCCGGAAGACGACCTGCAGAACATCCTGCTCGGCAGCGCCCGCCACCTGGATCGCAACATCCTCCTGCTGGAGCGCGGCGGCCAGGGTCCGGACCACCCGGTGCACCCGGCCATCGCCGAGACCCGCTACATCAAGAGCCTGACCTGCCGCCTGCTGCCCAACAGCTGA
- a CDS encoding HDOD domain-containing protein yields MVQELTAEQIRQVLQGISVPPQPQIMVDLQMEQVMPNPDLKTIARLISQDPGLSGALLKIVNSPFFGLANRIASIQQAVNLLGCNTVINLINAQSIKGEMSDETIVTLNRFWDTAQDVAMTCLTLAKRIGYQSADEAYALGLFHNCGVPLMIKRFPDYMVVLEEAYASASPERRVVDTENRLLNTNHAVVGYFTARSWRLPEHLCEAIANHHNALSIFSDDSGRDAQLKTLLAILKMAEHICASHLVLGNQAEDYEWLSIRAQVLDYVGLSEYDFENLKESIRELGLS; encoded by the coding sequence ATGGTTCAAGAACTCACCGCCGAGCAGATCCGCCAGGTCCTGCAGGGCATCAGCGTACCGCCGCAGCCGCAAATCATGGTCGACCTGCAAATGGAGCAGGTCATGCCCAACCCGGACCTGAAGACCATCGCCCGCCTGATCAGCCAGGACCCGGGCCTCTCCGGTGCGCTGCTGAAGATCGTCAACTCGCCCTTCTTCGGCCTCGCCAATCGCATCGCCTCGATCCAGCAGGCGGTGAACCTGCTGGGCTGCAACACGGTGATCAACCTGATCAACGCGCAGTCGATCAAGGGCGAGATGAGCGACGAAACCATCGTTACCCTGAACCGTTTCTGGGACACCGCCCAGGACGTCGCCATGACCTGCCTGACCCTGGCCAAGCGCATCGGCTACCAGTCGGCGGACGAGGCCTATGCCCTCGGGCTGTTCCACAACTGCGGCGTGCCGCTGATGATCAAGCGCTTCCCGGACTACATGGTGGTGCTGGAGGAGGCCTACGCCAGCGCGAGTCCCGAGCGCCGCGTGGTGGACACCGAGAATCGCCTGCTGAATACCAACCATGCGGTGGTCGGCTATTTTACCGCGCGCTCCTGGCGCCTGCCGGAGCACCTCTGCGAGGCCATCGCCAACCACCACAACGCCTTGTCGATCTTCAGCGACGACTCCGGGCGCGACGCCCAGCTCAAGACACTGCTGGCGATCCTCAAGATGGCCGAACACATTTGCGCCTCGCATCTGGTGCTGGGCAACCAGGCCGAGGACTATGAGTGGCTGAGCATCCGCGCCCAGGTGCTGGACTATGTGGGACTGTCGGAGTACGACTTCGAGAACCTCAAGGAAAGCATTCGCGAGCTCGGTCTGAGCTGA
- the mutM gene encoding bifunctional DNA-formamidopyrimidine glycosylase/DNA-(apurinic or apyrimidinic site) lyase, protein MPELPEVETTRRGIAPFLEGQRVSRVIVRERRLRWPIPEDLDVRLSGQRILRVERRAKYLLLGAEAGTLISHLGMSGSLRLVEAGLEAARHEHVDIELESGMALRYTDPRRFGALLWSEDPLNHELLRHLGPEPLTELFDGERLFQLSRGRGMAVKPFIMDNAVVVGVGNIYASEALFAAGIDPRREAGSISRARYLKLAVEIKRILAQAIECGGTTLRDFVGGDGKPGYFQQELWVYGRGGEFCKQCGSGLREVRLGQRASVYCPRCQR, encoded by the coding sequence ATGCCTGAACTACCTGAAGTCGAAACCACCCGCCGCGGCATCGCGCCTTTCCTCGAAGGCCAGCGCGTCAGCCGGGTGATCGTGCGTGAACGCCGCCTGCGCTGGCCCATTCCCGAAGACCTGGACGTGCGTCTGTCCGGCCAGCGCATCCTGCGCGTGGAACGCCGTGCCAAGTACCTGCTGCTGGGCGCCGAAGCCGGCACCCTGATCAGCCACCTGGGCATGTCCGGCAGTCTGCGCCTGGTGGAAGCCGGCCTCGAAGCGGCCAGGCACGAGCACGTGGATATCGAGCTGGAGTCGGGCATGGCCCTGCGCTATACGGACCCGCGTCGCTTCGGCGCGCTGCTCTGGAGCGAGGACCCGCTGAACCACGAGCTGCTGCGCCACTTGGGGCCGGAGCCGCTGACCGAGCTGTTCGACGGCGAGCGCCTGTTCCAGCTGTCCCGTGGCCGCGGCATGGCGGTGAAGCCGTTCATCATGGACAACGCAGTGGTGGTGGGCGTCGGCAACATCTACGCCAGCGAGGCGCTGTTCGCCGCCGGCATCGATCCACGCCGCGAAGCCGGCTCGATTTCCCGGGCGCGCTATCTGAAGCTGGCGGTGGAGATCAAGCGCATCCTCGCCCAGGCCATCGAGTGCGGCGGCACCACCCTGCGCGACTTCGTCGGCGGCGACGGCAAGCCCGGCTACTTCCAGCAGGAGCTCTGGGTGTACGGGCGCGGCGGCGAGTTCTGCAAGCAGTGCGGCTCCGGCCTCCGGGAAGTCCGTCTCGGCCAGCGCGCCAGCGTCTATTGCCCGCGCTGCCAGCGCTGA
- a CDS encoding lysophospholipid acyltransferase family protein, protein MQGNYLPRNPFAEAIGHGVLRLMGWRIEGRLPALDKFVVIGAHHTSNWDFVLFLAVKFVLRLNARWFGKHTLFRWPFAGLLRRWGGVPIHRHLKSNRVDQAVERFRESREFMLVISPEGTRKRVERWKMGFYHIARGAGVPIVPTALDYVGRRVVIGPPFVPSGDEQSDLRQLLAFYRPHVPKKPDYAFNGD, encoded by the coding sequence ATGCAAGGCAACTACCTGCCCCGCAATCCTTTTGCCGAGGCGATCGGCCATGGCGTGCTGCGCCTGATGGGCTGGCGCATCGAGGGACGCCTGCCGGCCCTCGACAAGTTCGTGGTGATCGGCGCCCACCACACCTCCAACTGGGATTTCGTGCTCTTCCTCGCGGTGAAGTTCGTGCTGCGCCTGAACGCCCGCTGGTTCGGCAAGCACACCCTGTTCCGCTGGCCCTTCGCCGGGCTGCTGCGGCGCTGGGGTGGCGTGCCCATTCATCGCCACCTCAAGTCGAACAGGGTCGACCAGGCGGTGGAGCGTTTCCGCGAAAGCCGCGAGTTCATGCTGGTGATCTCGCCGGAAGGCACGCGCAAGCGAGTGGAACGCTGGAAGATGGGCTTCTACCACATCGCCCGTGGCGCCGGCGTGCCCATCGTCCCGACAGCCCTGGACTACGTGGGGCGGCGGGTGGTGATCGGCCCGCCTTTCGTTCCCAGCGGCGACGAGCAGTCCGACCTGCGCCAGCTGCTGGCCTTCTACCGGCCCCACGTCCCGAAAAAACCCGACTACGCTTTCAATGGCGATTGA